Proteins encoded in a region of the Spirochaetota bacterium genome:
- a CDS encoding carboxymuconolactone decarboxylase family protein: protein MFFEPPPRFPWWLRLLVWIGDWAAGRKMMPSRLLSWYPRALISSGIFEGLVTHKDRTVSGRILKLVRMQVSFVVSCAFCIDMNSFGYEKEHITNEEIEALQGIHNPDGVPTFSERERVAVEYARSICKTPISFENDLIERLKHNFTEREIVILASTAAQVNYWTRLIQALGIMPAGFTDNCPILKLDSYKTK, encoded by the coding sequence ATGTTTTTTGAACCTCCTCCACGGTTTCCTTGGTGGCTGAGACTTCTGGTCTGGATAGGGGACTGGGCCGCAGGGAGAAAAATGATGCCCTCGCGGCTTCTTTCCTGGTATCCCAGGGCTTTGATCAGCTCGGGAATATTTGAAGGTCTGGTAACCCATAAGGACCGGACAGTCAGCGGGAGAATACTGAAGCTTGTCCGAATGCAGGTCTCGTTTGTCGTTTCATGCGCCTTCTGTATCGACATGAATTCCTTTGGTTATGAGAAGGAGCATATAACAAATGAAGAAATCGAAGCTCTCCAGGGAATTCATAATCCTGATGGGGTGCCGACTTTTTCAGAACGGGAAAGGGTCGCTGTTGAATATGCCAGATCCATCTGTAAAACTCCAATCTCTTTTGAAAATGATTTAATCGAGAGGTTAAAACATAACTTCACGGAGCGTGAGATCGTTATTTTGGCTTCCACAGCCGCTCAGGTAAATTACTGGACACGTCTTATACAGGCTCTTGGCATAATGCCTGCCGGATTCACCGATAACTGTCCCATATTAAAGCTCGATTCATATAAAACAAAGTGA